Proteins from one Flavobacterium sp. N2038 genomic window:
- a CDS encoding DUF6607 family protein, which translates to MISKSLYFSAVMALTCSLGFSQDKKQQDIKSIKSMCGCYEVKFNFTETFSYPKDSLTYKPSETKHESALEWVELLEDTPNKIVMQHLLIVSDDMIIKHWRQDWMYENTDLYSFDKGTSWKYKKLDKKAVKGQWTQKVYQVDDSPRYEGSSTWVHVDGKDYWANVADAPLPRREQTHRNDYNVLKRRNIHEITATGWNHEQDNDKLIRDDSGKDVMLAQEKGFDVYTKVADSKCIAGQKWWVANNALWKNVRDKWQTLFDRHKDLNLEAKVDRKALYSLLFDLKPDATKAESDAIIDKFVK; encoded by the coding sequence ATGATTTCAAAAAGTCTCTATTTTTCAGCTGTTATGGCTTTGACTTGCAGCCTTGGTTTCAGTCAGGACAAAAAGCAACAAGACATTAAGTCAATAAAATCAATGTGTGGTTGCTACGAAGTAAAATTCAACTTCACAGAAACATTTTCATATCCAAAAGATTCTCTTACTTATAAACCATCAGAAACCAAGCATGAATCTGCTTTAGAATGGGTAGAATTATTAGAGGACACTCCAAACAAAATCGTAATGCAACATTTATTGATTGTAAGTGATGATATGATCATTAAGCACTGGAGACAAGACTGGATGTATGAAAACACAGATTTATATTCTTTTGATAAAGGAACTTCCTGGAAATATAAAAAATTAGATAAAAAAGCTGTTAAAGGTCAATGGACTCAAAAAGTCTATCAGGTAGATGACAGCCCTAGATATGAAGGATCTTCTACTTGGGTACATGTTGACGGAAAAGATTACTGGGCAAATGTTGCTGACGCACCACTTCCTAGAAGAGAGCAGACACACCGTAATGATTACAATGTTTTGAAAAGAAGAAACATTCACGAAATCACGGCAACTGGATGGAATCATGAGCAGGATAATGATAAACTGATTAGAGATGACAGCGGGAAAGACGTTATGTTAGCGCAGGAAAAAGGCTTTGACGTTTATACAAAAGTGGCAGACAGTAAATGTATCGCTGGTCAAAAATGGTGGGTTGCAAACAATGCACTTTGGAAAAATGTTCGCGATAAATGGCAAACACTTTTTGACAGACATAAAGACTTAAACTTAGAAGCTAAAGTAGACAGAAAAGCTCTTTATTCTCTTTTGTTTGATTTAAAACCAGACGCTACAAAAGCAGAATCAGATGCGATTATCGACAAGTTTGTAAAATAA
- the ffh gene encoding signal recognition particle protein, with amino-acid sequence MFDNLSDKLDKAFHILKGHGKITEVNVADTLKEVRRALLDADVNFKIAKDFTTKVKEKAIGQDVLTTLQPGQLLVKLVKDELTELMGGDVAGVNLSGNPSVILMSGLQGSGKTTFSGKLANFLKTKKNKKPLLVACDIYRPAAINQLHVVGDQIGVEVYSEPENKNPVEIAQNAIKHAKANGFNVVIVDTAGRLAVDQEMMDEIARVHKAIQPQETLFVVDSMTGQDAVNTAKAFNDILNFDGVILTKLDGDTRGGAAISIKSVVNKPIKFVGTGEKMEAIDVFYPDRMAERILGMGDVVSLVERAQEQFDEEEARKLQKKIAKNEFGFDDFLTQIQQVKKMGNMKDLVGMIPGASKAMKDVEIEDDAFKHIEAIIHSMTPIERSKPAIIDVKRKARIAKGSGTKVEQVNQLMKQFDQMSKMMKMMQGPGGKNLMKMMGGMKGMPGGMPR; translated from the coding sequence ATGTTTGATAATTTAAGTGATAAGTTAGATAAAGCGTTCCATATATTAAAAGGACACGGTAAAATTACAGAAGTAAACGTTGCCGATACTTTAAAAGAAGTTCGTCGTGCATTACTTGATGCCGATGTTAACTTTAAAATTGCTAAAGATTTTACAACCAAAGTAAAAGAAAAAGCAATTGGTCAGGATGTATTAACTACGCTTCAGCCAGGACAATTGTTGGTGAAGTTAGTTAAAGACGAACTGACTGAATTAATGGGAGGTGATGTAGCAGGTGTAAATCTTTCCGGGAATCCAAGCGTTATTTTAATGTCGGGACTTCAGGGTTCTGGTAAAACTACTTTCTCAGGAAAATTAGCTAATTTCTTAAAAACAAAGAAAAACAAAAAACCACTTCTTGTAGCGTGTGATATCTACCGTCCGGCGGCGATCAATCAGTTACATGTTGTTGGAGATCAAATAGGTGTTGAGGTTTACTCAGAGCCAGAAAATAAAAATCCTGTTGAGATTGCTCAAAATGCAATTAAACATGCAAAAGCAAACGGTTTCAATGTAGTTATCGTCGATACTGCAGGTCGTTTGGCGGTAGATCAGGAAATGATGGACGAAATTGCACGTGTACACAAAGCAATTCAACCACAAGAAACATTGTTCGTTGTCGACTCTATGACAGGACAAGATGCTGTAAACACAGCAAAAGCTTTCAACGATATCCTGAATTTTGATGGAGTTATCTTAACGAAATTAGATGGTGATACTCGTGGTGGAGCTGCAATTTCGATTAAATCGGTTGTAAACAAACCAATTAAATTTGTTGGTACAGGCGAGAAGATGGAAGCAATTGATGTTTTCTATCCAGATCGTATGGCTGAGCGTATTCTTGGTATGGGAGACGTTGTGTCACTTGTAGAAAGAGCTCAGGAACAATTTGACGAAGAAGAAGCAAGAAAACTTCAAAAGAAAATCGCTAAAAACGAATTTGGTTTTGATGATTTCTTAACGCAGATTCAGCAAGTAAAGAAAATGGGTAATATGAAAGACCTGGTTGGAATGATACCTGGAGCTTCAAAAGCCATGAAAGATGTAGAAATAGAAGATGACGCTTTTAAACATATAGAAGCAATCATTCACTCGATGACGCCAATCGAAAGAAGCAAACCGGCCATAATCGACGTAAAAAGAAAAGCCAGAATCGCTAAAGGTTCAGGAACTAAAGTCGAGCAGGTAAATCAGTTAATGAAGCAGTTTGACCAAATGAGTAAAATGATGAAGATGATGCAAGGTCCGGGCGGAAAAAACCTGATGAAAATGATGGGAGGCATGAAAGGAATGCCAGGAGGAATGCCGAGATAA
- a CDS encoding HmuY family protein — translation MKKNFVLILTFVFLAFTACNSDDNAPQSDVAVAFAETSYNLTSDATPVQIKFSKPAPVAGTITLDITETAVAYTTDYTTSPAAATKKVVIPFAQNATSVEFTFNKVKNATATEVKNVVFTISGTSFGAQISGNKTIQLNFNEAASLGTALSPLVGGPLEPNQIYIDLSSGKMTSVVRNSWDLGFYSGADFRVVLNSSVKMAVKQLKSTNIDEVQVADETMIIGQGTGFPEQVDDSAGDITKTAIAAVSSTDSDNKVYLLYLGNKPAAAAPVLGKEGAAGGDTRGWKKIRVLRSGSDYKVQYADLASTTHEEIVISKNSAYNFTFLSLIDKKVVNVEPQKNQWDINFTTFVNVIPNGATMSPYFYPDYVTNNLNGNAKAYQVLTSAFTYDAFTLANVDNTKFAADQRSIGSNWRSTSAPGPDGNPMTQFVLKTDRFFVVKDPAGNVYKLKFTAGAKADLERGHPTFQYALLK, via the coding sequence ATGAAAAAGAACTTTGTCTTAATTCTTACTTTCGTCTTTCTTGCTTTTACGGCATGTAATAGTGACGATAATGCTCCACAGTCAGATGTTGCTGTTGCGTTTGCTGAAACTTCGTATAATTTGACAAGTGATGCAACTCCAGTTCAAATAAAATTCTCTAAGCCAGCTCCTGTTGCTGGAACGATTACTCTTGATATTACTGAAACAGCAGTAGCTTATACTACTGATTATACTACAAGTCCTGCAGCAGCGACTAAAAAAGTAGTTATACCTTTTGCACAAAATGCAACTTCAGTTGAGTTTACTTTTAATAAAGTAAAAAATGCAACTGCAACTGAGGTTAAAAATGTAGTTTTCACTATTTCAGGAACTTCTTTTGGAGCTCAAATTTCAGGAAACAAAACAATTCAATTAAACTTTAATGAGGCAGCATCTTTAGGAACAGCTTTGTCACCACTAGTTGGAGGTCCATTAGAACCAAACCAGATTTATATTGATTTGAGCAGTGGAAAAATGACAAGTGTAGTTAGAAATTCTTGGGATTTAGGATTTTATTCTGGTGCTGACTTTAGAGTAGTATTGAACAGTTCTGTAAAAATGGCTGTAAAACAATTAAAAAGTACTAACATTGATGAAGTTCAGGTTGCTGACGAAACTATGATTATTGGGCAGGGAACAGGTTTTCCTGAACAAGTTGATGATTCAGCAGGAGATATTACAAAAACGGCTATCGCTGCAGTTTCATCTACAGATTCTGATAACAAAGTATATTTACTTTATTTAGGTAATAAACCAGCTGCTGCTGCTCCGGTTTTAGGAAAAGAAGGAGCTGCAGGAGGAGACACAAGAGGATGGAAAAAAATCAGAGTTTTAAGAAGCGGAAGCGACTATAAAGTTCAATATGCTGATCTTGCTTCGACTACTCACGAAGAAATTGTAATTTCTAAAAATAGTGCATATAATTTTACGTTTTTAAGCCTAATCGATAAAAAAGTAGTAAATGTTGAACCGCAAAAAAATCAATGGGATATTAACTTTACAACCTTTGTAAATGTTATTCCTAATGGAGCAACAATGTCACCATATTTCTACCCGGATTATGTTACTAACAACTTAAACGGTAATGCAAAAGCTTATCAAGTTTTAACTTCAGCGTTTACTTATGATGCATTTACATTAGCAAATGTTGACAATACTAAATTTGCTGCAGATCAAAGAAGCATTGGGTCAAACTGGAGAAGTACTAGTGCTCCTGGTCCTGATGGAAATCCAATGACTCAATTTGTATTGAAAACAGATCGTTTCTTTGTAGTTAAAGATCCTGCTGGAAATGTTTATAAATTGAAATTTACAGCTGGTGCTAAAGCTGATTTAGAAAGAGGTCACCCAACATTCCAATATGCACTCTTAAAATAA
- a CDS encoding TonB-dependent receptor plug domain-containing protein, with amino-acid sequence MKIKITLFAGLLFCTYSFAQQKDSIVSQEKLSEVVVTGQLSPQSIKKSVFNVRVISKEDIKQLAANNLSDVLNQYLNITVQNSGSDGRSTVSMFGLDAQYFKILVDNIPLVSDTGMGTNVDLTQVNLDDVERIEIIEGSMGVTHGANAVTGILNIITKKGGSNKWDISATIQEETVGNEYSLTDKGRHIQSAKVGHNFNDNWYINIGGNHNNFEGFYDDKQGKDYAVNDGLRGYSWLPKEQWVGNAILGYQKDNFKIFYKFDYYGENVDFYSPVLVPQDNYPFPETFFARDKRYLTNRFYHHLNANGKLFSKLNYNVSVSHQKQERDAELFDYQLETEKESNNNRFTYQSKEVLYSTGTLSNFFNNKKVDFQLGYEITNENGFYSGAAGTFLDNALQSVDVRKRLENYDIFTVAEISLSDKLSIRPGLRYSIQNTFKDQYASSLGLRYLFKKGLEVRASLGKSYRTPNFDELYTYFVDSNHNVQGNPNLVPENSTSYEVSFKRICDLKSGGQIANNVAVTFLDVDDRIDLVLTEITPSKYKYININKYKMWNISTTEQYAYKNWNVKVGAALVGISQKLDLAELGISSDDKFLYSLQLNSSISYNVPKWNTLFALYYKYNGQQQQFATGTDENGNAKFYLNKINPYSWMDASVRKSFFKNQFEVTVGARNLFNITNVQITQGNGGSGGGTHAAGPQALMLGYGRSYFLKLTYNLNFN; translated from the coding sequence ATGAAAATTAAAATTACCCTTTTTGCTGGACTTCTTTTTTGTACCTATTCTTTTGCTCAGCAGAAAGATAGTATTGTCTCTCAGGAAAAACTTTCTGAGGTTGTTGTAACAGGACAATTAAGTCCGCAATCAATTAAGAAATCGGTTTTTAATGTACGTGTAATCTCTAAAGAAGATATCAAGCAACTAGCAGCAAATAATCTTTCAGATGTTTTAAATCAATACTTAAACATTACAGTTCAGAATAGCGGGAGCGATGGACGCTCGACGGTTTCAATGTTCGGATTAGATGCGCAGTATTTTAAAATTTTAGTAGATAATATACCATTAGTAAGTGATACAGGTATGGGAACTAATGTTGATTTAACGCAGGTAAATCTTGATGATGTAGAACGTATTGAGATTATTGAAGGCTCAATGGGAGTTACACATGGAGCGAATGCTGTGACCGGAATCTTAAATATTATTACAAAGAAAGGCGGGTCTAATAAATGGGATATCAGCGCAACTATTCAGGAAGAGACGGTTGGTAATGAATATTCACTTACTGATAAAGGAAGACATATTCAGTCAGCTAAAGTAGGGCATAATTTTAATGATAACTGGTATATTAATATTGGTGGGAATCATAATAATTTTGAAGGTTTTTATGACGATAAACAAGGAAAAGATTATGCTGTTAATGATGGTTTAAGAGGGTATTCGTGGCTGCCAAAAGAACAATGGGTTGGAAATGCAATACTTGGATATCAGAAGGATAACTTTAAGATTTTTTACAAATTTGATTACTATGGAGAAAATGTAGATTTTTATAGTCCAGTGTTAGTTCCTCAAGACAATTACCCTTTTCCGGAAACTTTTTTTGCAAGAGATAAACGGTATTTAACAAATCGTTTTTACCATCATTTGAATGCAAATGGAAAACTTTTTTCTAAATTAAATTATAATGTTTCTGTATCACACCAAAAACAAGAACGTGATGCTGAATTGTTTGACTATCAATTAGAAACAGAAAAAGAGTCTAACAATAACAGATTTACGTATCAATCTAAAGAAGTACTTTATTCTACCGGAACATTAAGTAATTTCTTCAACAATAAAAAAGTAGATTTTCAATTGGGATATGAAATCACAAATGAAAATGGTTTTTACAGCGGTGCAGCGGGAACTTTTCTAGATAACGCACTGCAGTCTGTAGATGTTAGAAAGAGATTAGAGAATTATGACATCTTTACAGTTGCTGAAATTAGTTTATCAGATAAACTTTCAATTCGTCCGGGACTTCGTTACTCCATTCAAAATACTTTTAAGGATCAATATGCTAGTTCGTTAGGCTTAAGATATCTTTTCAAAAAAGGATTAGAAGTAAGAGCTTCATTAGGTAAATCATATCGTACTCCAAATTTTGATGAGCTATATACTTATTTTGTTGACTCTAATCATAATGTACAGGGTAATCCTAATTTGGTTCCGGAAAACAGTACATCGTACGAAGTAAGTTTTAAGAGAATCTGTGATTTAAAATCGGGTGGACAGATTGCTAATAATGTGGCAGTGACTTTTTTAGATGTTGATGACAGAATTGATTTGGTGTTGACAGAAATTACACCTTCAAAATATAAGTACATCAATATCAACAAATATAAAATGTGGAACATTTCTACCACAGAGCAATATGCATATAAAAATTGGAATGTAAAAGTTGGAGCTGCTTTAGTTGGAATTTCTCAAAAACTTGATTTAGCAGAACTGGGTATTAGCTCAGATGATAAATTTTTGTATTCTTTACAGTTGAACTCCAGCATCTCATACAACGTTCCAAAATGGAATACTTTGTTTGCACTTTATTATAAATACAACGGACAACAACAGCAATTTGCAACAGGAACCGATGAAAATGGTAATGCTAAATTTTATCTAAACAAAATTAATCCGTACAGCTGGATGGATGCTTCTGTTCGAAAATCATTCTTTAAAAATCAATTTGAAGTTACGGTTGGAGCTCGTAATTTATTCAATATTACAAATGTGCAAATTACTCAGGGTAACGGAGGTTCAGGCGGAGGAACTCATGCCGCTGGTCCACAAGCCTTGATGCTTGGGTATGGACGCTCTTACTTTCTTAAACTTACTTATAACTTAAATTTTAATTAA
- a CDS encoding GDSL-type esterase/lipase family protein, whose amino-acid sequence MIHKVDSVVIDPVSDDPIYNAKVLEDFFEKLKKNENQNNQKINIVHIGDSHIQSDLMTNEIRKKLQQNFGNGGRGLVFPYQLAKTNGSYNERFYSNRGWESYRNIYPEKNHPVGLCGIGLWRDTGGFAVELRVKDPAYKFNTIHIITPQNQNMFDLATSSQVNLIQSTEKKVITHKIKKGEAISTIADKYNISVSEIKRVNGLKSNNIRAGRMLKIPTNETKPKTIKSSEFVSLNIESDSFSHYYKSDKALEKIYLIPNKEASKYELNGIVLEKDTSGLIYNSIGVNGAKYSDYNKYPLFFEQLKALHPDLLVFSLGTNESYEKLEARDYIKHLREFISNIKAQNINVPIIVMTPPPSLLRRKPNTYIRDYTRELLETAKNDGFAVWDLYDELGGMDGIRGLKTQGLIGPDWVHYSKKGYEKQGNMFSAAFLKAYDNFKLRK is encoded by the coding sequence ATGATTCACAAAGTCGATTCAGTAGTAATTGATCCCGTTTCTGATGATCCCATTTATAATGCGAAAGTATTAGAAGATTTTTTTGAAAAGTTAAAGAAAAACGAAAATCAGAATAATCAGAAAATAAATATTGTTCATATAGGGGATTCTCATATTCAGAGTGATTTAATGACCAATGAAATTAGGAAAAAATTACAGCAAAACTTTGGTAATGGTGGTCGTGGTCTTGTTTTTCCTTATCAGCTTGCTAAAACAAATGGTTCCTACAACGAACGATTTTATTCGAATAGAGGCTGGGAAAGTTATAGAAATATCTATCCCGAAAAAAATCACCCTGTTGGGTTATGCGGTATAGGACTTTGGAGAGATACTGGAGGATTTGCTGTAGAATTGCGAGTAAAAGATCCGGCTTATAAATTCAATACAATTCATATTATCACGCCTCAAAATCAGAATATGTTTGATTTGGCTACTTCATCTCAGGTCAATCTGATTCAGTCAACAGAGAAAAAAGTAATCACGCATAAAATAAAAAAAGGAGAAGCTATTTCGACGATTGCAGATAAATATAATATTTCTGTTTCAGAGATTAAGAGAGTAAATGGATTAAAGTCAAATAACATTCGTGCCGGGAGAATGCTGAAAATTCCAACAAATGAGACAAAGCCAAAAACAATTAAAAGTTCAGAATTTGTTTCGTTAAATATAGAATCGGATTCTTTTTCACATTATTATAAATCGGATAAAGCTTTAGAAAAAATCTATTTGATTCCGAATAAAGAAGCCTCAAAATACGAATTGAACGGAATTGTTTTAGAGAAAGATACTTCGGGACTAATTTATAATTCAATTGGAGTAAATGGTGCAAAATATTCAGATTACAATAAATACCCATTGTTTTTTGAGCAGCTAAAAGCTTTGCATCCGGATTTACTGGTTTTTTCGTTGGGAACAAATGAAAGTTATGAAAAACTGGAAGCCAGAGATTATATTAAACATCTTAGAGAGTTTATAAGTAATATAAAAGCGCAAAATATAAATGTTCCTATAATTGTGATGACGCCGCCGCCGTCCTTACTTAGAAGAAAGCCCAATACCTACATTCGTGATTATACCAGGGAGCTTTTGGAAACAGCGAAAAACGATGGATTTGCTGTTTGGGATTTATATGATGAATTGGGAGGCATGGATGGAATAAGAGGCTTAAAAACTCAGGGATTAATTGGTCCGGATTGGGTTCATTATTCTAAAAAAGGATACGAGAAACAAGGAAACATGTTTTCGGCAGCATTTTTAAAAGCATACGATAATTTTAAATTAAGAAAGTAA
- a CDS encoding MBOAT family O-acyltransferase, whose protein sequence is MITIDSINDWFIQNFGAISIEQVKGWFIYNPDEKLLFNTGLFLGLFLVFYFVYAFLRKTFYLRLTYVILFSLFFYYKSSGIYFLLLLLSSVVDYGLSQIIFRATKDTTKKVYLVISVILNLGLLGYFKYMNFMIVTFNDMFHGNYQLHDIFLPVGISFYTFQSMSYIIEIYREEIKPTKNYIEYLFFVSFFPQLVAGPIVRAKDFLPQIYQKLNLTQQDVNNALFLIIGGLIKKTVISNYISVNFVDRVFDTPLTYTSFENLMASYGYAIQIYCDFSGYSDMAIGIALLLGFKLPVNFRTPYKSTSITDFWRRWHISLSTWLKDFLYISMGGNREGSFAGFLFPSLFFFGLLVWGITSYSTSIIPLIVASVSILLFCLSFLLSSKRKQTLVTNLNLFTTMLLGGLWHGAGAQFIVWGALHGLALAVHKIFVEFFPSKKDKKPNFLWRFFSILITFHFVVFCWIFFRARDFETALQVINNIGQLTFEPELWQTVIIGYKNVFLLMLFGYVWHFLPEVITDKMKFVFDKTPLLLKAVILGFVYWIVYATSVAGSQPFIYFQF, encoded by the coding sequence TTGATAACAATAGATAGCATTAATGATTGGTTCATTCAAAATTTTGGTGCAATTTCAATAGAACAAGTTAAAGGTTGGTTTATATATAATCCAGACGAAAAATTATTATTTAATACCGGTTTATTCCTTGGATTATTTCTGGTTTTCTATTTTGTGTATGCCTTTTTGCGCAAAACATTTTATTTGAGATTAACCTACGTTATTCTCTTCTCGCTTTTCTTTTATTACAAGTCAAGCGGTATTTATTTTCTGTTGCTTTTGCTTTCGTCTGTTGTAGATTACGGGCTAAGTCAGATTATTTTCAGAGCAACTAAAGACACTACTAAGAAAGTATATCTAGTTATAAGTGTGATCCTGAACTTAGGATTGCTGGGGTATTTTAAGTACATGAACTTTATGATTGTGACATTCAATGATATGTTTCATGGTAATTACCAGCTACACGATATTTTTCTTCCTGTCGGAATTTCATTCTATACTTTTCAGTCAATGAGTTATATTATTGAAATTTATCGTGAAGAAATTAAACCGACAAAAAACTATATCGAATATTTATTTTTCGTTTCGTTTTTTCCACAATTAGTTGCCGGGCCAATTGTACGTGCAAAAGACTTTCTTCCGCAGATTTATCAAAAACTAAATCTGACACAACAAGATGTAAACAATGCTTTGTTTTTGATTATTGGAGGATTAATAAAGAAAACGGTAATCTCAAATTACATTTCAGTAAATTTTGTCGACCGTGTTTTTGATACGCCTTTAACCTATACTTCTTTTGAAAATTTAATGGCATCATACGGATATGCGATTCAAATCTATTGTGATTTTTCCGGATACTCAGATATGGCAATCGGAATTGCTTTGTTACTTGGATTCAAATTACCGGTCAATTTTAGAACACCATATAAATCAACTTCGATTACAGATTTCTGGAGAAGATGGCATATTTCACTTTCAACCTGGTTAAAAGATTTCTTATACATTTCGATGGGAGGAAACCGTGAAGGCTCATTTGCAGGATTTTTATTCCCAAGCTTATTTTTCTTCGGATTATTAGTCTGGGGAATTACAAGTTACAGTACAAGTATAATCCCACTAATTGTTGCTTCAGTTTCAATTTTACTTTTTTGTTTGTCATTCCTTCTTTCAAGTAAAAGAAAACAAACCTTAGTGACCAATTTAAATTTGTTTACTACTATGCTTTTAGGTGGATTATGGCACGGAGCAGGAGCACAATTTATTGTTTGGGGAGCTTTACACGGATTAGCTTTGGCAGTTCATAAGATTTTTGTTGAATTCTTTCCTTCAAAAAAAGATAAAAAACCGAACTTCTTATGGAGATTCTTTTCCATCCTGATTACATTTCATTTTGTAGTTTTCTGTTGGATATTTTTCCGTGCAAGAGATTTCGAAACAGCGTTACAGGTAATAAATAATATCGGACAGTTAACATTTGAACCAGAGCTTTGGCAGACGGTTATTATAGGGTACAAAAATGTATTCTTATTAATGTTGTTCGGATACGTTTGGCATTTCCTTCCGGAAGTTATCACAGACAAAATGAAGTTTGTTTTCGACAAAACACCATTACTATTAAAAGCTGTAATTCTGGGCTTCGTTTACTGGATTGTTTACGCAACATCAGTGGCAGGTTCACAACCTTTTATTTACTTTCAATTTTAA
- a CDS encoding SGNH/GDSL hydrolase family protein codes for MNTKSYFFQSFAIVALAFVAFIGFKQILPDKIFSESKINSKNVLIDSLLLEAVAKDSLSENDSISSIEDAQGKEEIVYNNIEGIEFPSETFDNYKGYQYLLSFYEKLYQLEKNPESNVRIAYYGDSMTDGDLIVQDVRTNYQERFGGNGVGFVSITSESAASRGSVKSTYSKNWKTQSYLNVKHPSSPFGVNGHVFFANDKANTTWVQYEAGTNKYSTTLDNPTLFYGRSSKKGKVNFIIGKDTLKKSLSPNNLINTLKVSSGHLKAFKANFINADSIPIYGFNFDNGSGVHVDNFSQRGNSGLPISTFNASVMQGFNNNLKYDLIILHYGTNVLNYGTKNYSWYERGMTKTVNKIKESFPGVSILIVSTADKSTKYDQEMKTDSAVVPLVKSQKRYALDTESGFVNLYTLMGGDGSMVKWVDESPARANKDYTHFNQRGAKAIGNLLYSQLNKGYEEYKILREKRDAVSHQQRAARKTNTDSVSVKKDSVNE; via the coding sequence GTGAATACAAAATCCTATTTTTTTCAGTCTTTTGCTATTGTAGCATTAGCATTTGTTGCTTTTATTGGATTCAAGCAAATTTTGCCGGATAAAATTTTTTCTGAAAGCAAAATAAATTCCAAAAATGTACTTATCGACAGCTTGCTTTTAGAAGCCGTAGCTAAAGATTCGTTAAGCGAAAATGACAGTATCAGCTCAATAGAAGATGCTCAGGGGAAAGAAGAAATCGTTTATAATAACATCGAAGGAATTGAATTTCCATCGGAGACTTTTGATAATTATAAAGGATATCAATACCTGCTTTCGTTTTACGAGAAATTATATCAACTGGAGAAAAATCCGGAATCTAATGTCAGAATCGCGTATTACGGAGATTCAATGACAGATGGTGATTTAATTGTTCAGGATGTAAGAACAAATTATCAGGAACGTTTTGGAGGAAATGGAGTTGGTTTTGTTTCTATAACCTCAGAATCGGCAGCATCGCGTGGGTCTGTTAAATCTACCTATTCTAAAAACTGGAAAACGCAGTCTTACTTAAATGTAAAACATCCTTCAAGTCCTTTTGGAGTAAACGGTCATGTATTTTTTGCAAATGATAAAGCAAATACAACATGGGTGCAGTATGAAGCAGGAACAAATAAATATTCAACAACTTTAGATAATCCGACTTTATTTTACGGAAGATCTTCTAAAAAAGGAAAAGTGAATTTTATTATCGGAAAAGATACTTTAAAGAAAAGTCTTAGTCCTAATAATTTAATCAATACCCTAAAAGTAAGTTCAGGACATCTGAAAGCATTTAAAGCTAATTTTATAAATGCAGATTCTATCCCGATTTATGGTTTCAATTTTGATAACGGAAGTGGTGTACACGTGGATAACTTCTCTCAGAGAGGAAATTCCGGATTGCCAATTTCAACTTTCAACGCGAGTGTAATGCAGGGATTTAATAATAATCTGAAATACGATTTGATTATTTTGCATTACGGAACTAACGTACTGAATTATGGAACAAAAAACTATTCATGGTACGAAAGAGGGATGACCAAAACGGTCAATAAAATAAAAGAATCTTTTCCGGGAGTTTCTATCCTAATTGTTTCAACGGCCGATAAATCGACCAAATATGACCAGGAAATGAAAACCGATTCGGCTGTAGTGCCTTTGGTAAAGTCACAAAAGAGATATGCACTCGATACAGAATCTGGTTTTGTGAATTTGTATACCTTAATGGGAGGAGACGGATCGATGGTAAAATGGGTTGACGAATCGCCGGCAAGAGCCAATAAAGATTATACACACTTTAATCAGCGTGGTGCAAAAGCAATTGGAAATTTATTATACAGTCAATTAAATAAAGGCTACGAAGAATATAAAATATTGCGTGAAAAACGTGATGCCGTCTCTCATCAGCAAAGAGCGGCTCGAAAAACAAATACAGATTCCGTTTCTGTAAAAAAAGATAGTGTAAATGAATAA